The DNA sequence GATCGTGATGCTGGAGAACATTGCGCGCTTTATCGAGGAGGGCGACAGCCCGATGCAGGCGGCGCTCAAGGGCGCGAAGCAGATCGGGTTCACCCTGATTTCCCTGACCCTGTCGCTGATTGCGGTACTGATTCCGCTGCTGTTCATGGCCGACGTAGTGGGGCGGTTGTTCCGCGAATTCGCCATTACCCTGGCGGTGGCGATCCTGATTTCCCTGGTGGTTTCGCTGACCCTGACGCCGATGATGTGCGCGCGCCTGCTCAAGCGTGAGCCGGAAGCACATGAGCAGGGCCGTTTCTACCGCGCCAGTGGTGCGTTCATCGACTGGATGATTGCCGCTTACGGGCGCAAATTGCAGTGGGTGCTCAAGCACCAGCCGCTGACCCTGCTGGTGGCCATCGGCACCCTGGCCCTGACCGTGTTCCTTTATATGGTGGTGCCCAAGGGCTTCTTCCCGGTGCAGGACACCGGGGTGATCCAGGGCATTTCCGAAGCGCCGCAGTCGATTTCCTTTGCCGCCATGGGCGAGCGCCAGCAGGCGCTGGCCAAGGTGATTCTCGAAGATCCGGCGGTGGAAAGCCTGTCGTCCTACATCGGTGTCGACGGTGACAACGCCACGCTCAACAGCGGCCGGTTGCTGATCAACCTCAAGCCCCATGGTCAGCGTGATCTGACGGCGACCGAAGTGATTGCCCGCCTGCAACCGCAGCTGGACAAGCTTGTCGGCATCCGCCTGTTCATGCAGCCGGTGCAGGACCTGACCATCGAAGACCGCGTCAGCCGTACGCAGTACCAGTTCAGCATGTCCTCGCCGGATTCCGAATTGCTCAGCCTTTGGAGCGGCCGTCTGGTCGAGGCCCTGGCTCAGCGTCCGGAGCTGACCGACGTCGCCAGCGACTTGCAGGACAAGGGCTTGCAGGTGTTCCTGGTGATTGACCGCGACGCCGCTTCACGGCTGGGCGTGTCGGTGTCGAACATCACCGATGCGTTGTACGACGCGTTCGGCCAGCGGCAGATCTCGACCATCTATACCCAGGCCAGCCAGTACCGCGTGGTGCTGCAGGCTCAGGCCGGGGAGAAGATCGGTCCGCAGGCGCTGGATCAGATTCACGTCAAGACCACCGATGGTGGGCAGGTGCGGTTGTCGAGTCTGGCCCATGTCGAGGAACGTCAGGCGCAACTGGCGATCACCCACATCGGCCAGTTCCCGGCGGTGATGATGTCGTTCAACCTCGCGCCCGGCGTGGCGCTGGGGCATGCGGTGGACATCATCGAGCAGGTGCAGAAGGACATCGGCATGCCGATCGGCGTGCAGACAGAGTTCCAGGGCGCAGCCGAAGCATTCCAGGCCTCGCTGTCGAGCACCTTGCTGCTGATTCTGGCGGCGGTGGTGACCATGTACATCGTGCTGGGCGTGCTTTACGAGAGCTACATTCACCCGATCACCATTCTGTCGACCTTGCCGTCGGCGGCGGTCGGGGCCTTGCTGGCGTTGCTGCTCAGTGGCAATGACCTGGGGATGATCGCGATCATCGGCATCATCCTGCTGATCGGTATCGTGAAGAAGAACGCGATCATGATGATCGACTTCGCCCTCGACGCCGAACGCACTCAGGGCATGGCGCCGGAGCAGGCGATCTATCAGGCGGCGCTGTTGCGTTTCCGGCCGATTCTGATGACCACGCTGGCTGCGCTGTTCGGTGCGGTGCCGTTGATGCTCGCTACTGGTTCCGGTGCTGAATTGCGTCAACCACTGGGTCTGGTGATGGTCGGCGGGTTGCTGGTGAGTCAGGTGCTGACGCTGTTCACCACGCCGGTGATCTACCTGTACTTCGATCGTCTCGGCCGGCGCTTCGGCAAAACCAATGCTGAAGAGGTTGCGGTATGACTGTCTTGGCACATAACCCCTGTGGGAGCGAGCTTGCTCGCGAAAGCGGTGGGTCATTTATCACCCGTGCTGGATGTGCCATCGTCTTCGCGAGCAAGCTCGCTCCCACAGGAAAACTGTGTGAAGGCGGGGATTGCGGTCGATGAACCTGTCCGGTCCTTTCATCAAGCGCCCGGTGGCGACCATGCTCCTGAGCCTGGCGATCATGTTGCTGGGCGGTGTGAGCTTCGGCCTGCTGCCGGTGTCGCCGCTGCCGCAAATGGACTTCCCGGTGATCGTGGTGCAGGCGAGCCTGCCCGGTGCCAGTCCGGAAGTCATGGCGTCCACCGTGGCCACGCCGCTGGAGCGCTCGTTCGGCGCCATCGCCGGCGTCAATACCATGAGCAGCCGCTCCAGCCAGGGCTCGACCCGGGTGATTCTGCAATTCGACCTCGACCGCGACATCAACGGCGCGGCGCGGGAAGTGCAGGCGGCAATCAACGCCTCACGCAATCTGCTGCCGAGCGGGATGCGCAGCATGCCGACCTACAAGAAGGTCAACCCGTCGCAGGCACCGATCATGGTGTTGTCGCTGACCTCGGATGTGCTGGAAAAAGGCCAGCTCTATGACCTGGCCTCGACCATCCTGTCCCAGAGCCTGTCCCAGGTGCAGGGCGTCGGTGAAGTGCAGATCGGCGGCAGCTCGTTGCCGGCGGTGCGCATCGAACTCGAACCCCAGGCGCTGAATCAGTACGGCGTGGCGCTGGACGATGTGCGCAAGACCATTGCCGAAGCCAACGTACGTCGGCCAAAGGGGTCGGTCGAAGATGATCAGCGCCTGTGGCAGATTCAGGCCAACGACCAGTTGGAGAAAGCCAAGGATTACGAATCGCTGATCATCCATTACAACGGCGGCGCGGCCCTGCGCCTGAAAGACGTGGCCAAAGTCAGCGACGGCGTGGAAGACCGCTACAACAGCGGTTTTTTCAACGATGACGCGGCGGTGCTGCTGGTGATCAACCGCCAGGCCGGCGCCAACATCATCGAGACGGTCAACGAGATCAAGGCGCAGTTGCCGGCGTTGCAGGCGGTGCTGCCGGCCAGCGTCAAACTGAACCTGGCGATGGACCGTTCGCCGGTGATCAAGGCCACCCTGCACGAAGCGGAAATGACCCTGCTGATCGCCGTGGCACTGGTGATCCTGGTGGTGTTCCTGTTCCTCGGCAATTTCCGCGCCTCCCTGATTCCGACCCTGGCAGTGCCAGTGTCGCTGGTCGGCACCTTTGCGGTGATGTACCTCTACGGATTTTCGCTCAACAACCTGTCGCTGATGGCGCTGATTCTCGCCACCGGGCTGGTGGTGGACGATGCCATCGTGGTGCTGGAGAACATTTCCCGGCACATCGACGAAGGCGTCAAACCGATGAAGGCCGCGTACCTCGGGGCCAAGGAAGTCGGTTTTACCCTGTTGTCGATGAACGTCTCGCTGGTGGCGGTGTTCCTGTCGATCCTGTTCATGGGCGGGATCATCGAAAGCCTGTTCCGTGAGTTCTCCATCACCCTGGCGGCGGCCATCGTGGTGTCGCTGGTGGTTTCCCTGACGCTGACTCCGATGCTCTGCGCCCGCTGGCTCAAACCCCATACGCCGGGCGAGGAAAACCGCCTGCAACGCTGGAGTCGCCGCACCAACGACTGGATGGTCGGCAAGTACGCCACCAGCCTCGATTGGGTCTTGCGCCATCGTCGCCTGACGTTGCTGAGCCTGATCATCACCGTCGGGGTGAACGTTGCCCTCTATGTAGTAGTGCCGAAAACCTTCATGCCGCAGCAGGACACCGGCCAGTTGATCGGTTTTGTGCGCGGTGACGACGGTCTGTCGTTCAGCGTGATGCAGCCGAAAATGGAAATCTTCCGCCGCGCCGTGCTCAAGGACGAAGCGGTCGAGAGTGTCGCCGGGTTCATTGGTGGCACCAACGGCACCAACAACGCCTTCATGCTGGTACGCCTGAAACCGATCAAGGAACGCAACCTGTCGGCGCAGAAAGTCATCGAACGCCTGCGCAAGGAAATGCCCAAGGTCGCCGGCGCGCAGTTGATGCTGATGGCCGACCAGGACCTGCAATTTGGCGGCGGTCGCGAGCAGACCACTTCGCAGTACAGCTACATCCTGCAAAGTGGCGATCTGGGAGCCTTGCGCGAGTGGTATCCGAAAGTGGTCACCGCGCTGCGGGCCTTGCCGGAACTGACCGCCATCGACGCCCGCGAGGGCGCGGGTGCGCAGCAGGTGACCTTGATCGTGGACCGCGATCAGGCCAAGCGCCTGGGCGTGGACATGGAAATGGTCACGGCGGTACTTAACAACGCCTACAGCCAGCGGCAGATTTCCACGATCTACGACAGCCTCAACCAGTATCAGGTGGTGATGGAGGTCAATCCGAAATACGCCCAGGATCCGGTGACGCTCAAGCAGGTTCAGGTGATCACGGCGGACGGTGCGCGAATTCCGCTGTCGACCTTCGCCCACTACGAAAACAGTCTGGAAGACGACCGGGTCAGCCACGAAGGCCAGTTCGCCTCCGAGGACATTTCCTTCGACATGGCCGAAGGCGTGACGGTGGAGCAGGGCAGCGCCGCCATCGAGCGGGCGATTGCCAAGCTCGGTCTGCCGGAAGACGTGATCGCGAAAATGGCCGGCACCGCCGATGCCTTTGCCGCCACGCAGAAGAGCCAGCCGTTCATGATCCTTGGTGCGCTGCTGGCGGTGTATCTGGTGCTGGGCGTGCTGTATGAGAGCTACGTTCACCCGCTGACGATTCTGTCGACGCTGCCGTCGGCCGGGGTCGGGGCCTTGCTGTCGATCTATGTGCTGGGCGGCGAATTCAGCCTGATCTCGTTGCTCGGACTGTTTCTGCTGATCGGCGTGGTGAAGAAGAACGCGATCCTGATGATCGACCTGGCGTTGCAGTTGGAGCGTCATCAGGGCATGGCGCCGCTGGAGTCGATTCGCAGCGCCTGTCTGCAACGCTTGCGACCGATCCTGATGACCACGCTGGCAGCGATCCTCGGCGCCTTGCCGTTGCTGCTGAGCCGGGCCGAAGGCGCGGAAATGCGCCAGCCGCTGGGTCTGACCATCATCGGCGGGCTGGTGTTCAGCCAGGTGCTGACCCTTTACACCACGCCTGTGGTTTACCTCTATCTCGACAAGCTGCGCCATCGTTTCAACAAATGGCGTGGCGTACGTACCGATGCCGCTCTGGAAACTCCGCTATGAATGACCGTTCGCTTATCCAACTGGCCAGTGTCCGCGGCTCGCGTCTGCTGAGCCTGTCACTGTGCGTGGCGATGCTCAGTGCTTGCGCCGTCGGCCCGGACTACCAGCGCCCGCAGACCGCCGAAATCGCCCAGTACAAGGAAGCCGAAGGCTGGCGTCAGGCCAGCCCGAGCGACTCCCTGGCGCGCGGTGCATGGTGGGAGCTGTATGGTGACCGTCAGTTGAACGAACTGATCGAGAAACTCAATAGCTCGAACCAGACCGTCGCCCAGTCCGAAGCCCAGTACCGTCAGGCCCAGGCCTTGGTGCGCAGCGCGCGCGGGGCGTTTTATCCGAGCGTTGATCTGAGCGCGGGCAAGACCCGCTCCAGCCAGGGCACCGGCAGCAGCAGTTCGAGCCTGAGCAGTTCCTCCAGCGGCATTCGTGACACCTACAACGCGCAACTGGGCGTGAGTTGGGAAGCGGATGTCTGGGGCAAATTGCGCCGTGGACTCGAGGCTAATGAAGCGAGCGCCCAGGCGAGCTACGCCGATCTGGCGGCGATGCGCTTGAGCCAGCAGTCGGAACTGGTGCAGAACTACCTGCAATTGCGGGTGATCGATCAGCAGAAACGCTTGCTTGAATCGACAGTGGCGGCTTACGAACGCTCGCTGAAAATGACCATGAACCAATACAACGCCGGGGTTTCCGGGCGTGATGCGGTGGCGCAGGCGCAGACCCAGCTGAAAACCACCCAGGGCGATCTGGTAGACCTGATCTGGCAACGGGCGCAGTTCGAAAACGCCATCGCGGTCCTGACCGGCCAGCCGCCCGCCGAATTCAACATTGCCGAGACCCAGGACATTCCCAAGCTGCCGCAGATCCCGCTGAGCCTGCCGTCGCAGTTGCTCGAGCGCCGCCCGGACATCGCCTCGGCGGAACGCTCGGTGATCGCCGCCAACGCGAACATCGGCGTGGCCAAGGCCGCGTACTACCCGGACTTCAGCCTGAGCCTGAGCGGCGGCTACAGCAGCAGTACTTCGCAGAACCTGATCAGCCTGCCGAACCGCTTCTGGTCGGTGGGGCCGAAAATGACCCTGCCGCTGTTCGACGGCGGCATCCGCTCCGCCGAAGTCGACCGCACCGAAGCCGCATACGACCAGACCGTGGCCAAGTACCGCCAGACTGTGCTCGATGGCTTCCGCGAGGTGGAGAATTATCTGGTGCAGTTGAAGGTGTACGAAGACGAAGCGGCCGTGCGCCAGGAAGCCCTTGATGCGGCACGGGATTCGTTGCGTCTTACCGAAAACCAGTACAAGGCCGGGGTGATCGCCTACCTCGACGTGGTGGTGGTACAGGCGACGGCGCTGAGTAATGAGCGCACTGTTCTGAATATCCTGCAGAGCCGCCTGATCGCCAGTGTGCAGCTGATTGCGGCGCTGGGCGGTGGCTGGGACGGGCAGCTGGAAACCACTGATAACCGCTGACGTGAAGCCATGATCGTTCCCACGCTCCGCGTGGGAATGCCTCAAGGGACGCTCCGCGTTCCAGCTCTGAAAGGGGCGCGGAGCGTCCCGGACTGCATTCCCACGCAGAGCGTGGGAACGATCTGTCGCTCTGCCGGGAGCGATCTGTTCCGTGTCTTGGCCACCGGGCCAGAGCCTTGTCAGACGATCAAACAAGCGTTTCATCGGGTTGATGGCCATTTGATTACTTTGTCAGTGCGTTCTTCTGAGCAATCAGTACAATCGGCGCATTTGGCCCCGCTGAGAACGGACGCAGTACGGCGGGGTGGTCACGAGAATTCTCATGCTCATCGGTAGCTATTCCTTCACGCTGGTTTTCATTTCGTTGTGTGTGGCGATCCTCGCTTCCTACACCGCGCTCGATCTCACCGGGCGCATTGCCACTGCCAAGGGCCGCGCCGTGCATTTATGGACGGCCGGCGGAGCATTTGCCATGGGCATCGGCGTCTGGTCGATGCATTTCATTGGCATGCTGGCGTTCAAGCTGCCGATCAGCCTGGGTTACGACATTTCAATCACGGCGCTTTCATTGCTGATCGCGGTGCTGTCCAGCGGTTTTGCCCTGTGGCTGGTCAGCCAGCCGAAACTGCCGGCCTGGCAACTGGCTTTCGGTGCCTTGATCATGGGCGCCGGCATCAGCGCCATGCATTACACCGGCATGGCCGCGATGCGCATGCAACCGGGCATCGACTACGATCCAACGCTGTTCGGCGCCTCGCTGTTGATTGCCGTTGGCGCGTCGGCGGCAGCGCTGTGGATCGCCTTCCGTCTGCGTCAGCAGTCGCCTTACGTGCGGCTGTTCCGTGCCGGGGCGGCGATTGTCATGGGCGTGGCGATTGTCGGCATGCACTACACCGGCATGGCGGCGGCGCGGTTTCCTGACGGCAGTTTCTGTGGCGCGGCACTCAGCGGCCTGAACGGCAACGGGCTGGACAATCTGGTACTGATCACCACGCTGGCGGTGCTGGCCATCGCGCTATTGACCTCGATTCTCGACGCCCGTCTCGAAGCCCGTACCGCCGATCTGGCCCATTCGTTGACCGTCGCCAACCGCGAGCTCACCCAACTGGCTCTGCACGACACCCTGACCGGCCTGCCGAACCGCATGTTGCTGGACGACCGGATCAATCAGGCGATGAAAAAGGTCAACGAACAGGGCGGCTGTTTTGCGCTGATGTTCATCGACCTGGACGGCTTCAAGCCGGTCAACGACGCTTTCGGTCACCACATGGGCGACCAGTTGCTGCGCGAAGTGGCGGTGCGCCTGCGTGAAGACTTGCGCAGCCTGGATACCCTGGCGCGGATCGGCGGCGATGAGTTTGTCCTGCTGGTACGCCTGACCGAGCCCAACGATGCGCTGGGTCTGGCGGCGCGTCAGGTCGGCTTGATCGCGCAGTCGTTCCGGGTGGCCGAGCACGACCTGCAGATTTCCGCCAGCGTCGGCATCGCCCTGTACCCCGGCAACGGTGAGAACGCCCAGGAACTGCTGATGAACGCCGACGCCGCGATGTACCACGCCAAGGGCGGCGGCAAGAACGGTTACAGCTTCTTCGACGTTTCGATGAACAGCAACGCCCGCAAGCAATTGCAACTGTTGCAGGACCTGCGGGCAGCACTGGAGCACAGCGAGTTTTGCCTGCATTACCAACCCAAATTCCATGCCGCTGACGGTCACCCGGTCGGTGCCGAAGCGTTGCTGCGCTGGGAACATCCGGTCCACGGCATGCTGATGCCAGACAAATTCATCGATCTGGCGGAGAAGACCGGGCTGATCATTCCGATTGGTGAATGGGTGCTCAACGAAGCCTGCCGGCAGATGCGCGAGTGGTACGTGCTGGGCTACACCGACTGGCGGATCGCGGTGAACCTGTCGGCGTTGCAGTTCTGCCACGCAGGGCTGGTACGCAGCGTGGCCAAGGCGCTGGCCACCCACCATTTACCGGCCAACAGCCTGACCCTGGAAATCACCGAAACCACCGCCATGAGCGACGCCGATGCGAGCATGACGGTGTTGCAGGAACTGTCCGACATGGGCGTCGACCTGTCCATCGACGACTTTGGCACCGGTTATTCAAGCCTGATGTACCTCAAGCGCCTGCCGGCCAACGAGCTGAAGATTGATCGCGGTTTCGTTCGCGATCTGGAACACGACAGCGACGACGCCGCCATCGTCTCGGCGATCGTCGCCCTCGGTCAGGCTCTGGGTTTGCGCATCGTGGCTGAAGGCGTGGAAACCGGCGTGCAGCAAGACTTCCTCACGCAACTGGGCTGCGATTCGTTGCAAGGTTATCTGCTCGGTCACCCGATGCCGGCGGATCGGTTCCTGCAGGACATCGTATGCGGCAAACAATTGGCGGTGAGCTGAGTCGCTAATCGCAGGTCATGCAAAACCCTGCGATGACGGTTATTCTTGCCCCGACTGTTACGTGTGCATCGGGGGAAAAGCCAGCATGGATAAAGTCATTGTGATCACCGGCGGCGGTCGTGGAATCGGCGCCGCCACCGCGTTGTTGGCTGCCGAGCAAGGCTACCGGATCTGCATCAATTACCAGTCTGACGAACAGGCGGCTCATCACGTACTCGACCAGATCCGTGAGCGCGGCGCCACGGCCATCGCCGTCCGGGCCGACGTCAGTATCGAAGACGAAGTGATTGCGCTGTTTCACCGGGTCGACACCGAACTGGGTCGCGTCACTGCACTGGTGAACAACGCCGGCACCGTGGGGCAAAAATCCCGGGTCGACGAAATGTCCGAGTTCCGCATCCTCAAAATCATGAAAACCAACGTTTTGGCGCCGATCCTCTGCGCCAAGCACGCAATCCTGCGCATGTCGCCCAAACACGGCGGGCAGGGTGGCAGCATCGTCAACGTCTCTTCGGTCGCCGCGCGGCTGGGATCGCCTAACGAATACGTCGACTACGCGGCGTCCAAAGGCGCCCTCGACACGTTCACCATCGGTTTGTCCAAGGAAGTGGCGGGCGAGGGGATTCGGGTGAATGCAGTGCGTCCGGGTTACATCTATACCGATTTCCATGCGTTGAGCGGCGATCCGGATCGGGTCAGCAAGCTGGAGTCGGCGATTCCGATGGCTCGGGGCGGGCGGCCGGATGAAGTGGCGGAGGCGATTGTGTGGTTGTTGTCGGACAAGGCTTCGTATGCGACGGGGACTTTCGTCGATCTCGGCGGCGGGCGCTAATCCTCAGGACTTGCATTGCCTGAACTGGCCCCATCGCGAGCAAGCTCGCTCCCACAGTGATTTGTGTTGGCCACAGTCTTTGTGAACGACATCGGATTCTGTGGGAGCGAGCTTGCTCGCGAAGGGGTCAATGCAGAGTCATTAGTCTGTCAGAACGACCGCACTATCCGCCCCAACGTCTCCATCGCTTTCTCCGCGTCCTCGGTCCACGGGCTGCCGTAGTTCAACCGGATGCAATTCCTGAATCGCTGGGTCGGCGAAAATATCGGCCCCGGCGCAATGCTGATGCCCTGCGCCAGCGCCATCTGAAACAACTTCAACGAATCCATCTGCGGTGGCAGCTCCAGCCACAGGAAGTAGCCGCCGGCCGGTTGGCTGACGCGGGTCTGCGCCGGGAAATAACGGGCGATGGCGGCGAGCATCGCGCTTTGCTGTTCTTCCAGGGCGTAGCGCAGTTTGCGCAGGTGGCGGTCGTAGCCGCCGTGTTGCAGGTAGTCGGCAATGGCCGCTTGCGCGGGCATCGAGGCGCACAGCGAGGTCATCAGTTTCAGTCGTTCGATTTTCTGCGCGTAGCGGCCGGCGGCCACCCAGCCAATGCGGTAACCGGGGGCCAGGCTTTTGGCGAACGAGCCGCAATGCATCACCAGACCTTCGGTGTCGAAGGCCTTGGCCGGTTTCGGCGCCTGCTGGCCGTAATAGAGTTCGGCGTAGACGTCATCTTCGATCAGCGGCACCTGATGCTGTTTCAGCAGTTCCACCAGTTCCTGTTTCTTGGCCTCGGGCATGGTCGCGCCCATCGGGTTCTGGAAGCTGGTCATGCACCAGCAGGCCTTGATCGGGTGTCGCTCGAGCGTTTGGGCGAGCACGCCGAGGTCGATGCCGTCGCGCGGGTGCACGGGGATTTCCACGGCTTTGAGTTTCAGGCGCTCCAGCACTTGCAGGCTGGCGTAGAACGCCGGGGCTTCGATGGCGACCAGATCGCCCGGTTCGGTCACCGCTTGCAGGCACAGGTTCAGCGCTTCGAGGGCGCCGTTGGTGATCAGCAGTTCTTCCATCGGCAGCATCAGGCCGCCGACCATGTAGCGCAGGGCGATCTGCCGACGCAGTTGCGGATTGCCCGGCGACATGTCGGTGACCACCATGCGCGGGTCCATTTCCCGGGCGGCGCTGGCCAGTGAGCGGGACAGGCGTTGCAGCGGGAACAGGGTCGGGCTGGGAAACGCCGAGCCGAACGGCACGGTGCTCGGGTCCTTGATTGATTCCAGTACCGAAAACACCAGTTCGCTGACGTCGACCTTGGTGGACTCGTTGACCTGGCTGCTGATCACCGGCTCCGAGAACGGGCTCGGGGCGTGGGTGTTGACGAAGTAGCCGGAGCGCGGCCGTGCACGGATCAGGCCGCGACGTTCCAGCAGGTAATAGGCCTGGAACACCGTGGACGGGCTGACGCCGTAGGTCTGGCTCGCGTAGCGCACCGATGGCACCCGTTGACCGGGGCCGAGGACGCCGGAGCGGATCAGTTCAGCGATGTCGTCGGCGAATTTTTCGTAGCGTTTCATCTTGGGTCCGGATTGATTTCATTCTGATAGACCGTTTCGCCTTCATTCGCGAGCAAGCTCGCTCCCACAGTTGATCGCATTCCCCTGTGGGAGCGAGCTTGCTCGCGAATGGCTGCGCCGCAGTCTAAGGGATCAGCGATTCATCGGCGCAACAAACCGGCTCTTCGCCACGCTATAAACCTCGGGCTCATCACTGTCGGCAATCTTGAAGCTCAAGGTCTGCGAACTGCTGGCTGCACGTTCGGTGGTCATCGCCACCGACACCGGCACGTCGACGATCTCGCCCGGCGCCAGGCTCAGCTCGGTCTTGCCTTGCAGCTGGAAGCCGTCGCCGTCCACCAGTGTCAGGTTGTAATCCTGACGCTGCTGGGTCTTGTTGATGACCTTGAGGGTGTAGATGTTTTCAATCTGGCCCTGACCGTTCTCACGGAACAGGCCACGGTCCTTGGTCACGTCCAGCGACACCATCGGCCGCTCAACCAACGCGAGGGCGAGGGCGCCGATCATCACCACCAGCACCGCGACGTAGCCGATCAATCTCGGGCGCAGCAAATGCGTCTTGCCGCCCTGCAACTCACGCTCGGAGGTATAGCGGATCAGGCCACGGGCGTAATTCATCTTGTCCATGATCGAGTCGCAGGCGTCGATGCACGCCGCGCAGCCGATGCATTCCATTTGCAGGCCGTCGCGGATGTCGATGCCGGTCGGACAGACCTGCACGCACAACTGGCAGTCGATGCAATCGCCGAGGCCGGCTTCGGCCGGTTTTACTTCGCGTTTGCGCGGGCCACGGTTTTCGCCACGGGCCACGTCATAGGAAATCGCCAGGGTGTCCTTGTCGAACATCACGCTCTGGAACCGCGCATACGGGCACATGTGCATGCACACCGCTTCACGCAGCCAGCCGGCGTTGATGTAGGTCGCGGCGGTGAAGAACAGCACCCAGAACAGGCTGACACCACCGATCTGCAGAGTCAGC is a window from the Pseudomonas gozinkensis genome containing:
- a CDS encoding MdtB/MuxB family multidrug efflux RND transporter permease subunit, with product MNISRLFILRPVATTLSMLAIVLAGLIAYRLLPVSALPQVDYPTIRVMTLYPGASPDVMTSAVTAPLERQFGQMPGLTQMASTSSGGASVLTLRFSLDINMDVAEQQVQAAINAATNLLPTDLPAPPVYNKVNPADTPVLTLAITSKTMLLPKLNDLVDTRMAQKIAQISGVGMVSIAGGQRQAVRIKVNPEALAANGLNLSDVRTLISASNVNQPKGNFDGPTRVSMLDANDQLTSPKDYANLILAYANGAPLRLKDVAQIVDGAENERLAAWANQNQAVLLNIQRQPGANVIEVVDRIKALLPSITDNLPAGLDVVVLTDRTQTIRASVTDVQHELLIAIALVVMVTFLFLRRASATIIPSVAVPLSLIGTFGVMYLAGFSVNNLTLMALTIATGFVVDDAIVMLENIARFIEEGDSPMQAALKGAKQIGFTLISLTLSLIAVLIPLLFMADVVGRLFREFAITLAVAILISLVVSLTLTPMMCARLLKREPEAHEQGRFYRASGAFIDWMIAAYGRKLQWVLKHQPLTLLVAIGTLALTVFLYMVVPKGFFPVQDTGVIQGISEAPQSISFAAMGERQQALAKVILEDPAVESLSSYIGVDGDNATLNSGRLLINLKPHGQRDLTATEVIARLQPQLDKLVGIRLFMQPVQDLTIEDRVSRTQYQFSMSSPDSELLSLWSGRLVEALAQRPELTDVASDLQDKGLQVFLVIDRDAASRLGVSVSNITDALYDAFGQRQISTIYTQASQYRVVLQAQAGEKIGPQALDQIHVKTTDGGQVRLSSLAHVEERQAQLAITHIGQFPAVMMSFNLAPGVALGHAVDIIEQVQKDIGMPIGVQTEFQGAAEAFQASLSSTLLLILAAVVTMYIVLGVLYESYIHPITILSTLPSAAVGALLALLLSGNDLGMIAIIGIILLIGIVKKNAIMMIDFALDAERTQGMAPEQAIYQAALLRFRPILMTTLAALFGAVPLMLATGSGAELRQPLGLVMVGGLLVSQVLTLFTTPVIYLYFDRLGRRFGKTNAEEVAV
- a CDS encoding efflux RND transporter permease subunit, yielding MNLSGPFIKRPVATMLLSLAIMLLGGVSFGLLPVSPLPQMDFPVIVVQASLPGASPEVMASTVATPLERSFGAIAGVNTMSSRSSQGSTRVILQFDLDRDINGAAREVQAAINASRNLLPSGMRSMPTYKKVNPSQAPIMVLSLTSDVLEKGQLYDLASTILSQSLSQVQGVGEVQIGGSSLPAVRIELEPQALNQYGVALDDVRKTIAEANVRRPKGSVEDDQRLWQIQANDQLEKAKDYESLIIHYNGGAALRLKDVAKVSDGVEDRYNSGFFNDDAAVLLVINRQAGANIIETVNEIKAQLPALQAVLPASVKLNLAMDRSPVIKATLHEAEMTLLIAVALVILVVFLFLGNFRASLIPTLAVPVSLVGTFAVMYLYGFSLNNLSLMALILATGLVVDDAIVVLENISRHIDEGVKPMKAAYLGAKEVGFTLLSMNVSLVAVFLSILFMGGIIESLFREFSITLAAAIVVSLVVSLTLTPMLCARWLKPHTPGEENRLQRWSRRTNDWMVGKYATSLDWVLRHRRLTLLSLIITVGVNVALYVVVPKTFMPQQDTGQLIGFVRGDDGLSFSVMQPKMEIFRRAVLKDEAVESVAGFIGGTNGTNNAFMLVRLKPIKERNLSAQKVIERLRKEMPKVAGAQLMLMADQDLQFGGGREQTTSQYSYILQSGDLGALREWYPKVVTALRALPELTAIDAREGAGAQQVTLIVDRDQAKRLGVDMEMVTAVLNNAYSQRQISTIYDSLNQYQVVMEVNPKYAQDPVTLKQVQVITADGARIPLSTFAHYENSLEDDRVSHEGQFASEDISFDMAEGVTVEQGSAAIERAIAKLGLPEDVIAKMAGTADAFAATQKSQPFMILGALLAVYLVLGVLYESYVHPLTILSTLPSAGVGALLSIYVLGGEFSLISLLGLFLLIGVVKKNAILMIDLALQLERHQGMAPLESIRSACLQRLRPILMTTLAAILGALPLLLSRAEGAEMRQPLGLTIIGGLVFSQVLTLYTTPVVYLYLDKLRHRFNKWRGVRTDAALETPL
- a CDS encoding efflux transporter outer membrane subunit, coding for MNDRSLIQLASVRGSRLLSLSLCVAMLSACAVGPDYQRPQTAEIAQYKEAEGWRQASPSDSLARGAWWELYGDRQLNELIEKLNSSNQTVAQSEAQYRQAQALVRSARGAFYPSVDLSAGKTRSSQGTGSSSSSLSSSSSGIRDTYNAQLGVSWEADVWGKLRRGLEANEASAQASYADLAAMRLSQQSELVQNYLQLRVIDQQKRLLESTVAAYERSLKMTMNQYNAGVSGRDAVAQAQTQLKTTQGDLVDLIWQRAQFENAIAVLTGQPPAEFNIAETQDIPKLPQIPLSLPSQLLERRPDIASAERSVIAANANIGVAKAAYYPDFSLSLSGGYSSSTSQNLISLPNRFWSVGPKMTLPLFDGGIRSAEVDRTEAAYDQTVAKYRQTVLDGFREVENYLVQLKVYEDEAAVRQEALDAARDSLRLTENQYKAGVIAYLDVVVVQATALSNERTVLNILQSRLIASVQLIAALGGGWDGQLETTDNR
- a CDS encoding putative bifunctional diguanylate cyclase/phosphodiesterase; amino-acid sequence: MLIGSYSFTLVFISLCVAILASYTALDLTGRIATAKGRAVHLWTAGGAFAMGIGVWSMHFIGMLAFKLPISLGYDISITALSLLIAVLSSGFALWLVSQPKLPAWQLAFGALIMGAGISAMHYTGMAAMRMQPGIDYDPTLFGASLLIAVGASAAALWIAFRLRQQSPYVRLFRAGAAIVMGVAIVGMHYTGMAAARFPDGSFCGAALSGLNGNGLDNLVLITTLAVLAIALLTSILDARLEARTADLAHSLTVANRELTQLALHDTLTGLPNRMLLDDRINQAMKKVNEQGGCFALMFIDLDGFKPVNDAFGHHMGDQLLREVAVRLREDLRSLDTLARIGGDEFVLLVRLTEPNDALGLAARQVGLIAQSFRVAEHDLQISASVGIALYPGNGENAQELLMNADAAMYHAKGGGKNGYSFFDVSMNSNARKQLQLLQDLRAALEHSEFCLHYQPKFHAADGHPVGAEALLRWEHPVHGMLMPDKFIDLAEKTGLIIPIGEWVLNEACRQMREWYVLGYTDWRIAVNLSALQFCHAGLVRSVAKALATHHLPANSLTLEITETTAMSDADASMTVLQELSDMGVDLSIDDFGTGYSSLMYLKRLPANELKIDRGFVRDLEHDSDDAAIVSAIVALGQALGLRIVAEGVETGVQQDFLTQLGCDSLQGYLLGHPMPADRFLQDIVCGKQLAVS